A region of Lacinutrix sp. Hel_I_90 DNA encodes the following proteins:
- a CDS encoding S41 family peptidase, with translation MKNVPKVLAYLLLALVSVSCFEDRDDTPVSVNDINDFVYRGMDAYYLYRAEVPDLVEDKQGSSNYSNYLSSFNSPEACFESLIYNRNTVDRFSWITSDYIALEQQFSGVTKNTGMAFGLMRYVENGNDLFGYVRYILPGTSADNTGLKRGDLFYAVNGTPLTLSNWRSLLRQDSFTLNLASYNDNGTAETTDDTIDTTTNTVNLTSIPYTENPVFKTEILQVEGQNVGYLMYNGFTSNFDTALNAAFAEFRANNLQHLVLDLRYNPGGSVNSSAILGSLVTGQFNTQVYAKLNYNNIQQDNNFDYLFVNEANGVALNSLNLTKVYILATGSSASASEMVINSLNAYIEVIQIGTPTVGKSQASITLYDSPNFNRSEADPRHTYALQPLVAITVNKNNDQVPIDGIIPNMLLDEQINNLGILGDENEPLLAEALADIAATNKSVPQKSGKTIEVSFDSNDLLLHKKEMYIEQ, from the coding sequence ATGAAAAACGTCCCAAAAGTATTAGCATACCTTTTATTAGCATTAGTTTCTGTAAGTTGTTTTGAAGACCGAGACGATACACCAGTAAGCGTAAACGACATCAATGATTTTGTATATCGTGGTATGGACGCTTATTATTTATACAGAGCAGAGGTGCCAGATTTAGTTGAAGATAAACAAGGGAGCAGTAACTATTCTAATTATTTATCAAGTTTTAATTCCCCTGAAGCTTGCTTTGAAAGTTTAATTTACAACAGAAACACTGTAGACCGGTTTAGCTGGATCACAAGTGATTATATCGCACTAGAACAACAGTTTAGTGGTGTAACGAAGAATACTGGTATGGCATTCGGTTTAATGCGTTATGTCGAAAATGGCAATGACCTATTTGGTTACGTACGTTATATCTTGCCAGGCACCAGTGCTGATAACACGGGCTTAAAACGCGGTGATTTATTTTATGCCGTAAACGGGACCCCCCTAACCTTGAGTAATTGGCGTAGTTTATTACGTCAGGACAGTTTTACACTCAATCTAGCAAGCTATAATGATAATGGTACTGCAGAAACTACCGACGACACCATAGATACAACAACAAATACTGTGAATTTAACCAGCATACCCTATACAGAAAATCCCGTTTTTAAAACTGAAATTCTTCAGGTGGAAGGTCAAAACGTGGGCTATTTAATGTATAATGGTTTTACCTCTAATTTTGATACAGCACTTAACGCTGCTTTTGCAGAATTCCGAGCTAATAATCTGCAACATCTCGTTCTTGATTTACGCTATAATCCGGGTGGCTCTGTGAATTCTTCAGCCATTTTGGGTAGTTTAGTCACCGGACAGTTTAATACTCAAGTGTATGCCAAATTAAATTACAATAACATTCAGCAAGACAATAATTTCGACTATCTCTTTGTTAATGAAGCCAATGGTGTGGCATTAAACAGCTTGAATCTGACCAAAGTATATATTTTAGCAACAGGATCTTCTGCTTCCGCGAGTGAAATGGTAATTAATAGCTTAAATGCTTATATTGAAGTGATCCAGATAGGAACGCCTACGGTTGGAAAATCACAAGCTTCGATAACCCTATACGATTCGCCAAATTTTAACAGAAGCGAAGCCGACCCGAGACATACGTATGCCCTGCAACCTTTGGTGGCCATTACCGTAAACAAAAATAACGATCAGGTCCCTATAGATGGTATCATACCTAATATGCTTTTAGATGAACAAATAAATAATCTAGGTATTTTAGGCGATGAAAACGAGCCACTTTTAGCTGAGGCTTTAGCAGATATTGCAGCTACAAATAAATCTGTGCCTCAAAAAAGTGGAAAAACCATTGAAGTCAGTTTTGACAGTAACGATTTGTTACTACATAAAAAAGAAATGTATATTGAGCAATAA
- a CDS encoding ABC transporter ATP-binding protein yields MITNTRHTILKTENLSIGYHDKKATTVVGSNINIELYEGELVGLVGANGIGKSTLLRTLSQIQKPIDGSIFVNDKHISDYTAIDLAKVLSLVLTESVASKNLSVFELIALGRQPYTNWVGKLVPEDLEIVTNAISQTHLEMIVDKKCFQLSDGQLQKTMIARALAQDTSLIILDEPTTHLDMYHKAYILKLLQKLTKETNKTILFSSHEIDLAIQLCDRLIVMTKDAVVSDTPNNLIRQGAFDNLFPKDLIVFDENSGAFRVKK; encoded by the coding sequence GTGATAACAAACACAAGACATACCATACTTAAAACCGAAAACCTTTCTATTGGCTACCACGATAAGAAAGCAACAACTGTTGTGGGTTCTAATATAAATATTGAATTATATGAAGGAGAACTTGTAGGTTTAGTTGGTGCCAATGGGATTGGAAAGTCGACATTATTAAGAACCTTATCTCAAATTCAAAAACCTATTGATGGCTCTATTTTCGTGAATGACAAGCACATTTCAGACTATACTGCTATTGATCTCGCCAAGGTATTGAGCTTAGTACTCACAGAAAGTGTTGCCTCTAAAAATCTATCCGTTTTTGAGTTGATTGCCTTAGGAAGACAGCCTTACACCAATTGGGTTGGTAAACTGGTACCAGAGGATCTGGAGATTGTAACCAATGCTATTTCACAAACGCATTTAGAAATGATTGTTGATAAAAAATGTTTTCAGTTAAGTGATGGGCAATTACAAAAAACAATGATTGCACGTGCGTTAGCACAAGATACCTCACTGATTATTCTAGATGAACCCACAACACATTTAGACATGTATCACAAAGCCTATATTTTAAAATTGCTGCAAAAGCTAACTAAAGAAACCAATAAAACCATATTGTTTTCATCGCATGAAATAGATTTAGCCATACAGCTTTGTGATCGCTTAATTGTAATGACTAAAGATGCTGTGGTATCGGACACCCCTAACAACCTCATTAGACAAGGTGCTTTTGATAATCTATTCCCAAAGGATTTGATTGTTTTCGATGAAAATTCTGGCGCTTTCCGTGTTAAGAAATAA
- a CDS encoding Lrp/AsnC family transcriptional regulator, with amino-acid sequence MAKFKLDEIDHQILDMLIENTRVPFSDIAKKLLVSAGTVHIRVKKMEDEGIIEGSSIALNYRKLGYFFIAYVGIFLQKASQTKFVLERINEIPFVTLAHITTGKFNIICEIRARDNEHAKDIIFMLDDIDGVYRTETMISLEESLNDKKRLMHNIVNRGQQLNSYL; translated from the coding sequence ATGGCTAAATTTAAATTGGATGAAATTGATCATCAAATTCTTGATATGTTGATTGAAAACACAAGAGTTCCTTTTTCAGATATTGCTAAGAAATTATTAGTTTCTGCGGGAACAGTGCATATAAGAGTTAAAAAAATGGAAGATGAGGGTATTATCGAAGGGTCTTCAATAGCATTGAATTATAGGAAACTGGGATACTTTTTTATTGCTTATGTTGGCATTTTTTTACAAAAAGCTTCTCAAACAAAATTTGTTTTAGAACGTATTAATGAAATACCGTTTGTAACTTTAGCACACATTACCACTGGGAAATTTAATATTATCTGTGAAATAAGAGCTAGAGATAATGAGCATGCTAAAGATATTATTTTTATGTTAGACGATATTGATGGTGTTTATAGAACTGAAACTATGATATCTCTTGAAGAAAGCTTAAACGATAAAAAGCGTTTAATGCACAATATTGTTAACAGGGGTCAGCAGTTAAACTCGTATCTTTAA
- a CDS encoding DUF4252 domain-containing protein — MNTINKLNGMKKSLVVLALAVLLMPLTAMAQSDIFAKYSGNDDVTYVSIKPKMFQMLAKMDIETDDADAQEFLKMVNSITSFKTMATDNKTIASDIKKWVSGRSGSLEELMEVKDNGMVVKFYVKEGRDEDHVAELLMFVNGLDAVMKDNGISVNGKKRSLETVVISFTGDIDLNQISKLTKKFDLPGGDELEKKNKNKK, encoded by the coding sequence ATGAACACAATAAATAAATTAAACGGAATGAAAAAGTCCTTAGTTGTATTAGCGTTAGCAGTACTATTAATGCCATTAACAGCAATGGCTCAAAGTGATATTTTTGCTAAGTATAGTGGCAATGATGATGTTACTTATGTCTCTATTAAACCGAAGATGTTTCAGATGTTAGCTAAGATGGACATAGAAACAGATGATGCAGACGCACAAGAATTTTTGAAAATGGTAAATAGTATTACCAGTTTTAAGACCATGGCAACAGATAATAAAACGATTGCAAGTGATATTAAAAAATGGGTAAGCGGACGCTCTGGTTCTTTAGAAGAACTCATGGAAGTTAAAGATAATGGTATGGTTGTTAAGTTCTATGTAAAGGAAGGTAGAGATGAAGATCATGTTGCCGAGCTATTAATGTTTGTTAACGGTCTTGATGCTGTCATGAAAGACAATGGTATTTCTGTTAACGGTAAAAAGAGAAGCTTAGAAACCGTAGTTATTTCTTTTACAGGAGATATTGACTTAAACCAGATTTCTAAATTGACTAAGAAATTCGATTTACCAGGTGGTGACGAATTAGAGAAGAAAAATAAAAACAAAAAGTAG
- a CDS encoding diphthine--ammonia ligase: protein MSNKTYFNWSSGKDSALALYYLLQDSNYTIGKLVTSVNTHFNRVSMHGLPLNLLKAQTNAIGIPLQTIGLPEQPSMEDYETIMTKVVSTLKAEGFTHSVFGDIFLEDLKRYRENNLAKFQIKTIFPLWKKDTRDLINEFLDLGFKAVIVCANAQYFSEDFVGQTITKELIENLPKEVDVCGENGEFHTFCYDGPIFKRPVSFAIGEKVYREYNSPKTDDAICDSGKTGFWFCDLVLK from the coding sequence TTGAGCAATAAAACCTATTTTAACTGGAGTTCAGGCAAAGATTCTGCTTTAGCACTTTATTATTTATTACAAGATTCTAATTATACTATAGGCAAGTTAGTCACGTCTGTTAATACCCATTTCAATCGCGTATCCATGCATGGATTGCCTTTAAACTTATTAAAAGCGCAAACAAATGCCATTGGTATTCCATTACAAACCATTGGTTTACCTGAGCAACCGAGTATGGAAGACTATGAGACTATAATGACCAAAGTGGTGAGTACTTTAAAAGCGGAGGGTTTTACACACAGCGTTTTTGGTGATATATTTTTAGAAGATTTAAAACGGTATCGTGAAAACAATCTAGCTAAATTCCAGATAAAGACCATATTTCCACTTTGGAAAAAAGACACGAGGGACTTAATCAATGAATTTCTGGACTTAGGCTTTAAAGCGGTGATCGTGTGTGCCAATGCACAGTATTTTTCTGAAGATTTTGTTGGACAAACCATCACCAAAGAGCTCATAGAAAATTTACCAAAGGAAGTCGATGTCTGTGGCGAAAATGGTGAGTTTCATACGTTTTGTTACGACGGGCCCATTTTTAAAAGACCTGTTTCCTTTGCTATTGGAGAAAAAGTCTATCGGGAATACAACAGCCCTAAAACCGATGACGCTATTTGCGATTCTGGTAAAACGGGCTTTTGGTTTTGTGACTTAGTCTTAAAATAA
- a CDS encoding DUF4252 domain-containing protein — protein sequence MKSSIKIITLSLLFSLALVSCKDEASVQTYFVEHQDLPDYKQIDFSANLADFSKADLSAEEQEAIKSLKKISFLGYRSTGNKEVYTQELEKAKRVFKNEKYSELMDFSMDGIKINVNAIGSNDAVDEILVLMSNQDTGFGVARIIGDDINPEKIMKIMNNMQKADVDGSQLKAIMGFFN from the coding sequence ATGAAATCATCAATTAAAATCATAACCCTTAGTCTTTTATTTTCGCTAGCATTAGTGAGTTGTAAGGATGAAGCTTCAGTACAAACGTATTTTGTAGAACATCAGGATTTACCAGATTATAAGCAAATTGACTTTTCTGCTAATTTAGCAGATTTTTCAAAAGCCGACTTATCTGCTGAAGAACAGGAAGCCATTAAAAGTCTTAAGAAAATTAGCTTTTTAGGCTATAGAAGCACAGGGAATAAAGAAGTTTATACACAAGAATTAGAAAAAGCGAAACGTGTTTTTAAAAATGAAAAATACAGCGAGCTTATGGACTTTAGTATGGATGGTATAAAAATTAATGTAAATGCTATTGGTAGCAATGATGCTGTAGATGAGATTTTGGTTTTAATGAGTAATCAAGACACTGGCTTTGGAGTCGCGCGTATTATAGGTGATGACATAAATCCTGAAAAAATAATGAAAATCATGAATAACATGCAGAAGGCAGATGTTGATGGTAGTCAATTGAAAGCTATTATGGGCTTTTTTAATTAA
- a CDS encoding ABC transporter substrate-binding protein has translation MKNGIILFFIIAFIACKEDKGIRKPLPPLNKTDNNNIAYAEGFSIEDNGNFSVLEIKNPWPKAEETFKYVLITAEEAAKTTFMRDAYDGIIIVPVENIVVTSTTHIPALELLGVEETLKGFPGTDYVSSEKTRARIDSGLVRELGKNEGLNTEVLLDLNPNVVVAFGVDGKSKSLEIIKKANIPVIYNGDWTEKSPLAKAEWIKFFGALYNKNEKADAIFNSIENNYSEAKQIAAKATNRPTVLSGAMHKDVWYLPNGSSTEAQFLEDANTNYLWHDTTGTGSLALNFEVVFEKAKSASLWLSPSYYKSLEDLKNANAHYTEFEAFKNNAIYSFSNTTGKTGGVLYYELGIARPDLVLKDIIKISHPELLPDYQPFFFKALD, from the coding sequence ATGAAAAACGGCATCATTCTATTTTTTATAATCGCTTTTATAGCTTGTAAAGAAGACAAAGGTATTCGCAAACCTTTACCTCCTTTAAATAAGACAGATAATAATAACATCGCTTACGCCGAAGGTTTTAGCATTGAAGACAACGGAAACTTTAGTGTTCTTGAGATTAAAAATCCGTGGCCAAAAGCCGAAGAGACCTTTAAGTATGTTTTAATTACTGCAGAAGAAGCCGCAAAAACAACGTTTATGCGTGATGCTTACGATGGCATTATCATAGTACCTGTTGAAAATATAGTAGTCACCTCTACAACACATATTCCAGCATTAGAGTTATTAGGCGTTGAAGAAACGCTGAAAGGGTTTCCTGGTACAGACTATGTTTCTTCAGAAAAAACCCGAGCGCGTATTGACAGCGGATTAGTGCGGGAATTGGGCAAAAACGAAGGGTTAAATACCGAGGTTCTATTAGACCTTAATCCAAATGTCGTGGTTGCTTTTGGTGTAGATGGTAAAAGTAAATCACTAGAAATTATTAAAAAAGCCAATATTCCTGTGATTTACAATGGGGATTGGACAGAAAAATCACCTTTAGCAAAAGCCGAATGGATTAAATTTTTTGGCGCCTTGTACAACAAAAACGAAAAAGCAGATGCTATCTTTAATAGCATAGAAAATAATTATTCTGAAGCAAAACAAATAGCAGCAAAAGCAACAAACAGACCTACGGTTTTAAGTGGCGCCATGCATAAAGATGTGTGGTATTTACCAAATGGCAGCAGTACAGAAGCACAGTTTTTAGAGGATGCCAACACCAATTATTTGTGGCATGATACCACGGGAACGGGAAGCTTAGCACTCAATTTTGAAGTGGTTTTTGAAAAGGCTAAGTCTGCCAGTTTATGGTTGAGTCCTTCTTATTATAAAAGTTTAGAAGATTTAAAAAACGCCAATGCACATTATACAGAGTTTGAAGCGTTTAAAAACAATGCTATTTATTCATTTTCAAATACTACTGGAAAAACAGGAGGTGTTTTGTATTATGAATTAGGGATTGCACGTCCAGATTTAGTATTAAAGGACATTATTAAAATAAGTCATCCAGAATTACTGCCAGACTATCAACCCTTCTTTTTTAAAGCTTTAGATTAA
- a CDS encoding TonB-dependent siderophore receptor, with translation MKQGILILLFAIFSFGCMAQTKLDSIQNLEEVLLSDTKLKNYAAGFKITKLNDSVISKNATSLTGLLAFNSNIYFKENGFGMISSPSFRGTNASQTGVIWNGININSQLNGQTDFNTINTSQFNSIAIRSGGGSVQYGSGSIGGTIHLNNKLAFYSHFDNAVKLAYGSFDTRNISYNNDFGRDKWSGNIGVSYNESENDYKFLGTDKTNTNGAFNNFNINANGGCFLSDKDVIKLYHQSFVSDRNLSGTLVAPSRSKYEDENFRTMLEWSHIVNKTTAKLKVAHLQELFRYFENKDKANYSFGKVNTLILKHNYNVRFSEKLQFQSILDYNYIEGVGSSFGNPKRRTFSAIALLNHKPTKRLSYGVNLRKDFASDFKSPFLFSIDAGYEVSKHYSLKINGSKNFRIPTFNDLYWQTGGNLELIPESSYQIDLGQEFNYKLANLKLNGFYITTKDLIQWKPNTVSGLWSPVNIAKTENYGVEAELSLQKRFNKHHLELKGNYSYTVSENKATQKQLIYVPFHKGNLSFAYGHKAFSMYYQHVFVGEVFTIGTDTLSEYSIGNIGLSYVLNMKGKVNYHLDFKVNNSYNKYYENVALRPMPNRNFQIQTTIKF, from the coding sequence ATGAAACAAGGCATTCTAATTTTATTATTTGCGATTTTTAGTTTTGGCTGTATGGCGCAAACTAAGCTGGATTCTATTCAGAATTTGGAGGAGGTTTTATTGAGTGATACTAAACTCAAAAACTATGCTGCTGGTTTTAAAATAACAAAACTTAATGATTCAGTAATTTCTAAAAATGCAACGTCATTAACAGGTTTGTTAGCCTTTAATTCTAATATTTATTTCAAAGAAAACGGTTTTGGGATGATCTCTTCTCCTTCATTTCGCGGTACAAACGCCTCACAAACTGGAGTGATATGGAACGGTATAAATATTAATTCGCAATTAAATGGGCAAACTGATTTTAACACCATAAACACCTCTCAGTTTAATTCTATAGCTATAAGAAGCGGAGGCGGAAGTGTGCAATACGGCAGCGGAAGCATTGGTGGAACTATACATTTAAATAATAAGCTTGCTTTTTATTCCCATTTTGATAACGCTGTTAAATTAGCTTATGGCAGTTTTGATACTAGAAATATTAGTTATAATAATGATTTTGGACGCGATAAGTGGTCTGGGAATATTGGTGTTTCTTATAATGAATCTGAAAACGATTACAAATTTCTGGGGACAGATAAAACCAATACTAATGGCGCATTTAATAACTTTAATATAAATGCAAATGGGGGTTGTTTTTTGTCAGATAAAGATGTTATAAAGCTATATCATCAAAGCTTTGTTAGCGACAGAAATTTGTCGGGCACTTTGGTAGCGCCTTCTCGTAGTAAATACGAAGATGAAAATTTTAGAACAATGTTAGAATGGTCGCATATTGTTAACAAAACAACGGCTAAATTGAAGGTGGCGCATTTGCAAGAATTGTTTCGCTATTTTGAAAATAAGGATAAGGCTAATTATTCTTTTGGAAAAGTAAACACACTCATTTTAAAACATAATTATAATGTTCGCTTTTCTGAGAAACTGCAGTTTCAAAGTATTTTAGATTATAATTATATTGAAGGGGTGGGCAGTAGTTTTGGTAATCCTAAGCGACGGACTTTCTCTGCAATTGCTTTATTAAATCATAAACCAACGAAAAGATTAAGTTATGGTGTTAATCTTAGAAAAGATTTTGCTTCAGATTTTAAGAGTCCATTTCTGTTTTCTATAGATGCTGGTTATGAGGTTTCTAAACATTATTCTTTAAAAATTAATGGTTCTAAAAACTTTAGAATTCCAACCTTTAATGATTTGTACTGGCAAACTGGAGGTAATCTAGAGTTAATACCAGAATCGTCTTATCAAATAGATTTAGGACAAGAATTCAATTATAAGTTGGCAAACTTAAAACTGAATGGGTTTTACATTACAACTAAAGACTTAATTCAATGGAAACCAAATACTGTTTCTGGTCTTTGGAGTCCAGTAAATATTGCTAAAACCGAAAACTATGGAGTAGAAGCAGAGCTAAGCTTACAAAAGCGGTTTAATAAACACCATTTAGAACTTAAAGGGAACTATTCTTATACGGTTTCTGAAAACAAGGCAACACAAAAACAATTAATTTATGTGCCTTTTCATAAAGGGAATTTATCTTTTGCTTATGGCCATAAGGCCTTTTCTATGTATTATCAGCATGTATTCGTTGGCGAGGTTTTTACCATTGGAACAGATACATTATCAGAGTACAGCATTGGGAATATAGGATTAAGTTATGTTTTAAATATGAAAGGAAAAGTGAACTACCATTTAGATTTCAAAGTAAATAATAGTTATAATAAATATTACGAAAACGTAGCATTGCGACCAATGCCTAATAGAAATTTTCAAATACAAACAACCATTAAATTTTAA
- a CDS encoding RNA polymerase sigma factor — MTQTEFLNIVLPFKDKVFRLAKRLLVSTEEAEDATQEILIKLWNNKKKIKDYKNVEAFSMTMTKNFCFDKLKSKQAQNLKIVHSNYEDHSVALQKQLEANDSIHWVGRIMESLPEQQKLVIQLRDIEQYDFSEIAKMLEMTETAVRVTLSRARKTIREQLTKTHDYGVK; from the coding sequence ATGACACAAACGGAATTTTTAAATATAGTACTGCCTTTTAAGGATAAGGTATTCCGACTAGCGAAAAGATTGTTGGTGTCTACCGAAGAGGCTGAAGATGCAACACAAGAAATATTAATTAAGCTTTGGAATAATAAAAAGAAGATTAAAGACTATAAAAACGTTGAAGCCTTTTCTATGACCATGACAAAGAACTTTTGTTTTGATAAGTTAAAATCTAAACAAGCACAGAATTTAAAAATAGTGCATAGTAATTATGAGGATCATAGTGTAGCACTTCAAAAACAATTAGAAGCAAATGATAGTATTCATTGGGTAGGTAGAATAATGGAAAGCCTACCAGAGCAACAAAAGCTAGTCATACAATTAAGAGATATTGAACAATACGATTTTAGCGAGATAGCAAAAATGTTAGAGATGACGGAAACAGCAGTAAGAGTTACGCTATCCAGAGCTAGAAAAACAATAAGAGAACAATTAACTAAAACACATGATTATGGTGTTAAATAA
- a CDS encoding iron ABC transporter permease yields MVSQKSYKFTFVILIVVLLVLFLVNISLGSISISSETIFESFFTETSKLSSQEYIIQNYRLPKAITAILVGSGLGISGLLMQTMFRNPLAGPFVLGITSGASLGVALVIMGASVIGGVFASVLSSQWSLVIAASLGSFIVLTAVLIVSSRVRDTMAILIIGLMFGSITSAIVSVLSYFSSAESLQQYIFWGFGSLGDLQWPEVRIFLLVYIIGIVFTIISIKSLNSLLLGESYAKSMGLNIKKSRLIIILATCLLAGSITAFAGPIAFIGLAIPHMTRQLFNTSNNKILLPAVFLFGAIVMLICDSIAQLPNSDYTLPINAITSLIGAPVVVWLLVKKRRMIF; encoded by the coding sequence TTGGTATCACAAAAATCATACAAATTCACCTTTGTAATTCTCATAGTGGTATTACTTGTTTTGTTTTTGGTAAACATTAGTTTAGGTTCTATTAGTATCTCTTCAGAAACTATATTTGAGAGCTTCTTTACAGAAACATCAAAGCTTAGCAGTCAAGAATACATCATTCAAAATTACAGATTACCTAAAGCCATTACTGCTATTTTAGTGGGGTCTGGTTTAGGAATTTCCGGATTGTTAATGCAAACCATGTTTCGCAATCCATTGGCTGGCCCTTTTGTACTAGGTATCACTTCTGGAGCAAGTTTAGGTGTGGCTTTGGTGATAATGGGCGCTTCGGTAATAGGTGGTGTTTTTGCCAGTGTATTATCGTCTCAATGGAGTTTGGTGATTGCGGCAAGTTTGGGTAGCTTTATTGTGCTTACTGCTGTTTTAATTGTTTCCTCCCGAGTAAGAGACACCATGGCGATATTAATTATTGGGCTCATGTTTGGGAGTATTACGTCGGCAATAGTAAGTGTCTTATCTTATTTTAGTTCTGCCGAAAGCTTACAACAATACATTTTTTGGGGATTTGGTAGTCTTGGTGATTTACAATGGCCTGAAGTAAGAATTTTTCTATTGGTTTATATTATAGGAATAGTATTCACCATTATTTCAATTAAATCATTAAACAGTTTGCTTTTAGGGGAAAGCTATGCTAAAAGCATGGGTTTAAATATAAAGAAAAGTCGTTTAATCATTATTTTAGCCACTTGCTTATTAGCAGGAAGCATCACCGCTTTTGCGGGTCCTATTGCTTTTATTGGCTTGGCTATCCCACACATGACACGACAACTATTTAACACCTCAAATAATAAAATACTATTACCTGCCGTCTTTTTATTTGGAGCCATCGTGATGCTAATTTGCGATAGTATTGCACAGTTACCAAACAGTGATTATACCTTACCCATTAATGCGATAACGTCGCTCATTGGCGCACCAGTTGTCGTTTGGTTGCTGGTTAAAAAGCGAAGGATGATTTTTTGA
- a CDS encoding DUF5074 domain-containing protein, translated as MKLNKLFLAVLTLGLTFTSCSNDDDTAPIVASGAYENGILISHEGSFSGGVGTVSYVSNDFRTIENDIFSNVNNRNLGTVAQSMAFNGDFAYIIINVSNQIEVVNRYTFESIATINTGVINPRYMTISNGKGYVTAWGDYSDTTDDALLVVDLSTNTILDTIATSYLPEQIIAVDNKIYVATGIYGNGNKVDVFNSVTDELVESITVGNSPNSLQLDSSNDLWVLSSENLIEIDTNSNIINKTVTFDSSISSPSKLNFDSGNLYLYAGGSVYKMDETATVFPTTPEFTNVSFYGMNVKDGLLYGVDAGDFTSNGTLKIYDLTTNIEIESIEVGLIPGQIYFN; from the coding sequence ATGAAACTAAACAAATTATTCTTAGCAGTTTTAACGCTTGGCTTAACTTTTACATCTTGTAGTAATGATGATGATACAGCCCCAATTGTAGCATCAGGAGCTTATGAAAATGGTATTTTAATTTCTCATGAAGGAAGTTTTTCTGGAGGAGTAGGAACTGTCTCATACGTATCAAATGATTTTAGAACAATAGAAAATGATATTTTTTCTAATGTAAATAACAGGAATTTAGGTACTGTAGCACAAAGCATGGCTTTCAATGGAGATTTCGCTTATATAATAATAAATGTATCAAATCAGATAGAAGTTGTTAATAGATATACTTTTGAATCTATTGCGACTATAAATACAGGAGTTATTAATCCAAGATATATGACCATTTCCAATGGGAAAGGTTATGTTACTGCTTGGGGCGATTATTCAGATACAACAGATGATGCTCTATTGGTAGTAGATTTAAGTACAAACACAATACTTGATACAATCGCTACAAGTTACTTGCCAGAACAAATTATTGCTGTAGATAATAAAATTTATGTAGCAACAGGAATATACGGTAATGGAAATAAGGTAGATGTATTTAATTCAGTAACTGATGAATTAGTGGAAAGTATAACTGTTGGGAATTCGCCAAATTCTTTACAATTGGATTCGAGTAATGATTTATGGGTTTTGTCTTCCGAGAATTTAATAGAGATTGATACTAATTCCAATATTATCAATAAAACTGTAACATTTGATAGTTCAATTTCATCTCCTTCTAAGTTAAATTTTGATAGTGGGAATCTGTATTTATATGCAGGAGGTTCAGTATATAAAATGGATGAAACAGCAACAGTTTTTCCGACAACACCCGAGTTTACAAATGTTAGTTTTTATGGTATGAATGTAAAAGATGGATTACTTTACGGAGTTGACGCAGGAGATTTTACTAGTAATGGAACATTGAAAATATATGATTTAACTACAAATATTGAAATAGAGTCTATTGAAGTCGGGTTGATTCCAGGACAAATTTATTTTAACTAA